The Ziziphus jujuba cultivar Dongzao chromosome 1, ASM3175591v1 genome segment CACCACAACCTGGGTTCATGccttgataaaattttaaatgcattCTTAAAAGTAATATATAGGAATTAATTTTGTCTCCTAGAGTTTTTCCGAAATTAGGATTAGCTTTTCCAATGAACTGAATTGGCCAATTTACAGTCAATGCTGATTGGTGCAACTAATGGAGTAAATATTGAATGTAGATTCACAACCATGATAACCACAAATGTACTACCTACATTTGAAAGTTCAAGATGATGATATGAATGCACAATGATATATTCGTTCTAACTCTTGAAAAGCTGAAGtcaagtcaaaaataaaaaagaggttGGGCTTAGGTATTAGAGGTTAATGCCAGAGTTCATACCCTACAGCTCTGCCCATGATATGGTGCCGTTGAAGCCAAAGCTGACCATGAGCATACAAAAGCCTGTCATCCCCGTAATTGTTATCTCCTGAGAAAGATCACACATTATATAGGGTCAATAATAGGGGTAGTATATTTTCCCTGATCAAGattccagaaagtaattcatctAAAAGACAAGTGTATACAAGGACGTCAATTAATAAACTAGCACCTTTTGTGAGGACATCAACTTCTCCAGTATCTTGTCGTTCATGAACCTATAGGAATAGCACTTAATCATCAATACAACttgacaaaataaaaagtacTTGATGATACAGAAAAAGTTTACCTTAATAACACGATGAACAATTGGAATTTCACGACCCTGGAAAAACACACATACATAATGGGGTTATCTAACACAGATCAAGAAAACATTATGAGAATGGACAAGGACAACAAAGTTAATTCTTGAATGAAAATtgtgaaagaaattaaaaaaatgtaccaTTATTCTGCCCACaagtttataaattaatataagatGAAATTTCATAAAGAGCATAAAAAGCTGAAAAAGATCACAGTTTTGCCAGCTTTTACACTCTTGttccaataaaatatgaatctATTCAAAGTTCCCAAATAAAGTCAAGACATTTATAAAGATATACAAACCCTCAATAAAACATATCactgaaattaaaaatttaaggatGGCTATTTGCCAATTAATATATGGATTAAAAAACAATGTATAATAAATCCTTGTGACAGACAGCTAAAGTCGCTATGATAGAAAAGGATTAAAGCTGAAGAATTTATGTGCATTTATCTAAGGTAATGCCTAAAATGTTTCAACTATTTGTCTATACATCCCACTTTccacaacaaaattaataaaaagcaaGATAATGAGAAAAATTGACTTCAATTTAGAAGAAGATATCAGGTTGAGTACAGGAAGAAGACCATACGCTACAAAAGATAAAGCTTAATATGCAAGAGGTAGAGAACATATGCAAAACGAAACTTTAAACCACTTACATCTACATTAAAAACAACAATCTCCCCTGCACGAATAGGATCATTACTCATGTGCAAGAACAAAATGTCCCCCTGCATAAAATAAATGGTCATCATCAGTTAAGCAAAACTAAATGATACAAATCAAGGAATCAACTCTTAAAGCCCCATAAGAAATAATTGAATTGAAACATGTAAACATATAAAAGAACATATCAAAAATAGATTGCAGCACAAAAAATTCGCAGATAAACAGTACACTAATAGAAAAGTttccaatattttccttcaaaaataACCAATTATAGGTTCAAATACCATTTTCATGGAGAAATATTCTCATTTCTTGCATAATAACAACCTTATGCCTACAAATATGAggaatattcaaataaaaaaaggtcTTGAGGACAAAAGGGAAGGAGATTTCCTATGAAAGTACTTAGAAACCGGAAGTGATAAAACCATAATGCTCTAAAAAATGATCAGGCATTTAAAGTAGCAATCACCCTTTGAACATATTAATTGTGCAAAATTATTGCAGCATTCAAGCATTAGATTAGCATACCCTCTTGAATCCTGGTTCCATGCTTCCAGACAAAACAACTACAACAGGTGATTCACTGCCAGTTATGCACATCAATGCCTTCCATATTATAAGTGCAGAGGTAACTATCATTCCTGAAACAGAAAGCAAACCACTCTCACCAAACTTTTGCAGACAAGTTATGGAGCCAAAATCTTGGTGAGTGATACTACCAATACAGCCTTTTCAGAAAAGGGTAAGAGACTGAGACCATATAGGTGGAATAAATCCTATACTTTTTTATGCATATGTAACGTTCATAAAGGTATTATATTTACCTCTATAAAGTGCCCGGCTTAGTAAGCATTAGAAGTAGTTTCGTCAAATGGATGTCagatataatttaaaatcactTCCTAGCCACATTGAAAGCTTGGAGCTTTGGTTTTAAACCAGAGTAAGTTTAAAATCCACAACATAAGATTAGACCCAAAACTAATTGCTAAAATCAACAACATAAGATTAGACCCAAAACTAATTGCTagtgattaaaaaaatcaaaactgaaACCTTATTACACGAATCATAGATATAAATCAAAGCACTACCCACAATGCGTAAACACATTAGAAAAGCatagaatatgaaaaaaaaaaaaaaaaattaataataaaaaaagtacaacctacaattAAGAACCACTTCTAAGCCATAAAGTTTAGAAAAAGGTAAAAGCTTTACAACCGAAACCTGCTAAAAAATGGAACCAACAGAAGATTCAtgctttttaatataatttttccctTACCCATTCTATGCTTACTGTTAGCAATTAATTACGAATACAAATTCAACCAACTCGCGTCACGTTGACTCCCAGTATCATACAATTAAACCCTATACCTTTATCTGAATTACCAAAACCCACAGACAAAACCACAAATAATCTCCACTACAAATCATTGTCCTCTATatttcaagtaaaaaaaaaaaaaaaaaaaagacattagaATCTCAAACTCCGGATAGTCAATAAAAATCACATTAGGCTCGACAGAGTATCGAGCTCTACTAACTTAAATCGACGAAagacgccaaaaaaaaaaaaaagttcgagACTCCAATTTCTGATCACAAGCGGACATTTTTCTCAGAAGCCAAACAGATCGggaaaaatatgtcaatttgtAAAGGACCCAGAAAGAGATAGAGGTAGAGTAATAAATGGGTTTAAGGGAAACGAACCTAGACTGACGCCCTGGGTGAGGACCTGGCGGATCTGAAGAGATTTGATAGAGTCGACAGTCTCACCCAACCaacccattttttctttttccttaaaattttctttctcgGCCTTTTTACcgctttcttcttccttcttcttcttcttcctcttcttcttcttcttctccgcCTCCTTGTGCTTCGTCAGAAAAGCTACAGGGGCGGTACCAGTCTAATGGGAGGGTTCCTTTCCATAAGTGGCCGTttcgataaaatatttatttaaaaatatatgtatttgatggaaaatattttacaaCCAATGCAACCATGTCAGCAATATGATGTGGCACTTATTCTTTTGgacgaaaacaaaataataataataataataaataaataaaaataccgcCAAGACTataagtttaattttgtttttaatcttaTAAGTCTCAACCAAGTTTGTTTATTACTAATTATGTTAACATATTGTTTGTTCAGTTTTTATGGTGATTGAGAAGACAAATTTACATTTTTGTGATCAccaaactttatttattaaaaaaatatttcggatTGTGGCAATATTTTAGTCTATTAaaacaaactaatattttatcattataattattttagcattttggttgctaaaattctttctttctttctttctttctttctttctttttgttttttgtatccactttaattttaaaactattcttaattattttgaaatatactaTATACTTATTGTAATAAGgaaaaacaatataattataaattcataCAACTCATAAGACTTTTATATGTTGTATTAAGACCTTCAGATGTTGTATGAACTACATTGCAccattttaaattgttaaaaaataaacacaaaatacCATAAGACCAAAGcacataaaaaattgaaatttaaaaatcaaaatgttcAAAAACAAGTTCATAACCAAAGTATAATTATAAGTATAGTTGAGAGACTAACAAATTAAGCTtataactttttctttctttctttctttcctttttttttggttttttaaacgAAACTAGTAACCTTctaatatagataaaaaaataattataaatttactaaaagaTAAAGTATGTTTTAAAAACCATTATCAATATCTATAGTACACATACTGATCATctatattgtaaaatttttttttatatatatagacatatacataatatatacatagatatatatatatatatacataaaagatatttttatattacagACTGTTTACATATGGATCTGCACTataaaattactttatatatatatatatatagagatataaaatatattttatcaatattatacTTAGCTTCGTGTGCattcaaaataatgaaatctaatcatcaagatttaaaagaaaaaaaaaaagatttaaacctGCTTGCAGATTTATTTTgaacattttattatttctaaatcttaaaaatatctctattatattttatttattgtagatccataaattttttgtaaatatttttattatttttcttctcgcaatctcaaattcatttttgtttttctcgaAACTCCTTATCGATTCTTGATCCActattgaataatattgaaaaaaaattaacatgcaATTATGGAAAACTAAAAAACTATTTGatttttcaccttttttcttttattatcgaAATATCATTTTGTAACAGAGTCGGACTCGGTTCCATCTCTGAGTCGGAGCTTGTCCGCCAGATTCT includes the following:
- the LOC107408244 gene encoding uncharacterized protein LOC107408244, coding for MGWLGETVDSIKSLQIRQVLTQGVSLGMIVTSALIIWKALMCITGSESPVVVVLSGSMEPGFKRGDILFLHMSNDPIRAGEIVVFNVDGREIPIVHRVIKVHERQDTGEVDVLTKGDNNYGDDRLLYAHGQLWLQRHHIMGRAVGFLPYVGWVTIIMTEKPIIKYILIGALGLLVITSKD